The Tachysurus fulvidraco isolate hzauxx_2018 chromosome 4, HZAU_PFXX_2.0, whole genome shotgun sequence DNA window CGTGCAGTTTTGCGTTGCCAGGAGAGGAGAAGCGAGCTAGAGGCTGTCGCAGAGCTCGATAACGCTTTATTTCTCCCGTCTGAAATCCGGCATAATTACACATTTCTAAAGGAGTTTTCATGCTTTTGCGACAACAAGGACATAATACAGGTAAAAGCCTTCTTATTGCGTCTCGTCCCCTCAGAGCAAAGCGCCGGTTAGCCTAAAGTCTCCCCCTGCTTTAgctcgctgtgtgtgtgctacagatattattattattattattattattattattattattattattattattattattattattattattagacctttatttctgctttattctcctcacataaaaaaatgaaacagtgaCAATGCTGTTAACTGTACCGTCGAGACAGCTTTTGGTGTCTTAATTAAACCATATGTTCCAGTCTACAGCAATATAAATAACATTCCCTCATATACTTCCCTCGTGTAAACCCTTGCACATATAGGGTGAAAGACACACGAAGGTGTAagttttaatcattttctgtttgtgtgaatttgtgttgtCAGGGTGGTCGAGGTATGACACTGACCAGGGGCTCCTTCACGTACTCAACTGGAGAAGAGTACAGTGGTGAATGGAAGGAAGGCAAGTCATATTTCATCTATAGCTCCTGCTTCTTTTATGAAACTCAGCTCCTGCTGTTCCAGACTAATTGGTTTCGACTCTGATCGCTTGACATGTTAGGTTTGTTCTGTGGCACGTTCAGGATTACTGTCAGTTTTAGCGTGTGTAGGATACAGTGGCTTCTATACAATACTAAATCTTACATTTTCAGGAAAgacattttgtaatgttttataaatcatggctatgttttgtgtatttatgcaACATAGGATCTGCTGTGAATAGACTTGCCTATCAGCTGAATGTTAGATGCCACCGTATGACTCAATCCCCCAAGATATCCCTCTGACCACCTTTAAAAGCTTTCAGTATATTATAGTCAGTGAGATGCAGTAACGTATCGAGTGATGATGGTAGCTTGGAAAAAGAGGCCTGCTGAAAGGAGAACCTGAATTATTCATACCGTGCGATTACAGAATGGAAAAAGCACTGCCCTACATCTGAAACATTTGATTACAATTTGTATTACACCAGATATCCAAATTGAAATGTAAAGATTTGCATAACGTGTCCTGTTCAGGAAGGAGACATGGAGTAGGGCAGCTGAAGTTTTCTGACGGCACTTGTTACAAGGGTCACTTCGAGAACGGCCTGTTTCATGGCTCTGGGATCTTAATGTTCCCTGATGGATCCAGGTATGAGATTATGTAATCAGATTGCAgtgacatttaaacatttgtctaactaataatttattgtaaatgtgAAAACCTGATACTTATTGAACAGGCATGCTTTATGAGATTTAAAAGGCTGTTGTATGTTTTAATGCGTACAATACAAATCAATCTGCCGCTGTTCAATTTAAGGTATGAAGGTGAATTTGCCCAAGGAAAATTCCAAGGTGTTGGAGTTTTTAGCAGATTTGATGGTATGAAGTTTGAAGGAGAATTCAAAAATGGTCGTGTGGAAGGACATGGTAactacgtttttttttctttactgttctgATTTAGTCATGAATTTGACTGTTCACCTGGGACTGTAAATACTTAGAAGAACTTAAAAGAGCAGTGGgtggaaaatgaaaataaaatgacataaatgaaataaaagatgtTCCTGATCTGCCTAAGCTAAGAGTTAGTTGTTATAAATGAGACCCTTGTAATTTTTTATCCATGGATTTAGCATTATAATCTATACAATGAACACATTGGACTTGCAGTACACCAGTAGCCCCAGCAGATCCTACCCAGAAATTTCAGCCATTACAATATTACATTCTTTCACCAttaatggtctttttttttttgtagatcaTTTATAATTGAGAATAAATAAGGATATTGCCTTTGCAGGCTTACTGACATTTCCGGATGGTTCCCATGGTATTCCACGGAATGAGGGGGTCTTTTCTGACAACAAGCTACTGAAGCGGGAGAAGAGCCAGGCGGTGGTGCAGAGGGCCCGGAGCTCAGCCTGCACTGCACGCAGTCTCTCTGTATGATCAACACATAAATGATCTGATAATCACCATGCTGCTGCTCTCAGATCAGCTTCTCAAACTCCACTCCAACTGCAGAGGTAAACATAGAGAACTGAGGATCTGCACATAGAGCTCTTTTTCATGTGGGCGTTGCAGCAGACCCTCAGGAGTGGATAACAGGGTTTCTTttccctctgtctcttttttcagtGCTGGTCTGCATCTGATGCCTCTAGCTtagaatatattaatatatatgtatgtatgtatatataaactttgtgcaaagtttattattaatgcatCAGTGTGAACTATTTCATCTTGAATAATGGAGAAACCAAAGTCACCATTTACAACATGGGGCTATTGAGTGTTGGAAATGAGgagtttgtgtgtaacagtgagaTTATTTGCCTTTGTGAGACTGatcttctttattatttatctatttatttaacatgttatttaaatgttatttctgGCACATTTTATTTAGGTAGAAACAATCTGACTTGAATATAAATTCACTTAAATGTAtatgaaaatgtaatatttggATTTGTATATACCTCATAAAAAAGACACTGGATATCCAGTATTGATGTTCGAGATCATTCTAAGCCTATACATGCAGTGGACATATTTTGAGTACAAAGCCAATGATGTGCTCTTAATTAAAATCAGGCAGCCTGGACAATGAAGAGTGCCACACAGGTGATCCTCCTGGCGTTCTAACcagtatgtttcatttttcttcatgcACTTTGTGTAATATGTTCTGATACATTTGAGGTTAGAAAGTTAAAGTCAGGCTAGACTGACTAATTATAGTACCTGCACTGTAAAAGCAAgtatttgatctttttttttttttttagaattttttttattccaaatggTTATGAGAATGACTGGAAAATCTGAATCTTTATCTTCATAATAGTATTCATTCAGTAATGGTGTGCTTCTTCTAAGAACCAACATAACCATGGCTGTGGCTGTAGTCCATTGATCTGTATGTCAGTGGAGTATTCTGCTTGTCACTCAGTTTGTGTAATGATTCTATTTTTATCATCCACGTAATGACTGCCGGATATTGAGTAAACGGATCCGAAACCCGCAGTCAGGCAGGGGGAGGAACAAAAActagattttaaaaatagtgATGGACATGATCTTCTCTGCCTTAAGGGAAACTACACCTATTCTTAATACTGAAAAGGATTAGTGTTGTTATGGCTTTACAATGATATAGTAGATGCCTAAATATTGACTATACAGCTGGAAAAAATATAACtgatacacaacacaattttaaataatacatttcttggttttttgtttgtttgattagaTAACTGTAGTTACACTGTTTTACCATGTGCAATGTTTTCAGAAAGAGCTGTACTACTTAATTTGTCTATTTTCCGATACCAAAATGTGTACTAACTTCAGTATTTGCTTGAAGAGTttggaaagaataaaaatgcagaaaatgtttttctttaagaaaaaaaaaggattcaaAGTGACTTTTATTTGTTGAATCACTGTCTGCAACATGAAACATCAATGCCTGACTTTTCATTTGTCCAAAAATCACATGCCCTGTGATACACtaggcattttttttaatatatcacAAAAGTTATTTGCAAGATTAGTTTTTGCCACCACAGCAAATGATCAACAGATGCTTTGTTTCACAAATTGCCAGTCTAATCTATAGAGAAAACACATTTCTGTCTAACACACAGGACTAGACAGGGTTTATTTCACAAAACGTCGCCCTCTAGTGGCAGTTAGCGTACagaataagaattaaaaaatgacTTCCAGATTTTTTAAGTGTACCAGCTAGATGAtcatttgaaatataaatatatttaagtagaTTTTATTGATATATTGTTTTATGGCATGTCATACAGTGGAGATAATCTAGTCTGCGTATAGGTCAAAGGGATGACGCTGGTAAACACTCTTATTTGATTCTCcaacaattatttaaaacacaaaagaagatGCATACAATCTTTCAGTGCAGAGATTGTTAATCTTTTAAAAACACATGGATATGCGAAATGAAAATGAAGGTGATTCCTGGTTGGCTTAAAACATCAGTGCTTGAACAAATGGTGGCAGAAATCAATCTCTCACCATGGACAAAGTGCCAGATACATAGAGGTCAGATGTAAGCAGAGCCAAACAGAAATTTCCAGTCTCATGAAGCCTCTacagtgtgtaggtgtatgtgttcGTATGTATGTAAGGTTTACAAAAACATCTCACATTGATTTCCACACTGGTTAATGGGCACTCAAAATGTTAAGGGTTTAAAGATGATGGTGcaacaggtttatttatttttatttaagttttaattacattattacaaaGCATGATATTGCTGATCCATGTGACTGGCAAGGGTACAGTATATCCATTTCAGTTGTACAAAAGGGTAACCCGCTGATAGTAACCGGAAACTATGCACTAATGCCTCATCACAAAGCCTACTGTTAAGTCAGGGACGAAACAGAAATCCTAACCCTTCTTTCTTCATTGTCCCTAGAACATAGCAGTGCATTTGTGCTTTAATGCAGTTAACATTAATGTGGGTAAATATGTCTCTGCATACATAACATATTATTTCAATCACAATGTCAACGGAAGATGAACTGCACACAAGTTAATAGTGATGGTTACTGTTTACCATGGCAAGTTCAACTCAATAATATGGCTTTGCTCAAATTCTTGAAAgaatatattgttgttgtttttttggataATTACAACCATATTTAACCAAATTCAgttaaatgaaaacataaaaatccTGAGATAGTTTATTCAAACAAATACTCAGTAAGCTGCTGTAATAGAGGTGATTTATat harbors:
- the morn4 gene encoding MORN repeat-containing protein 4 gives rise to the protein MTLTRGSFTYSTGEEYSGEWKEGRRHGVGQLKFSDGTCYKGHFENGLFHGSGILMFPDGSRYEGEFAQGKFQGVGVFSRFDGMKFEGEFKNGRVEGHGLLTFPDGSHGIPRNEGVFSDNKLLKREKSQAVVQRARSSACTARSLSV